GCCCGCCTTCGACGCAGATCAGCCCGCCGCAGGTTGACATCCTCTACTTGCCGGTAACAGACTGTTGTTACCGTAAGTAACAGTAGTGCTGGAGGAGACGATGGCCGAGTTCACGTTCGAACTCAACGACGACCAGAAGCAGGTACGTGACTGGCTCCACGGTTTCGCGGCCGACGTCATCCGCCCGGCGGCGGCCGAGTGGGACGAGCGGGAGGAGACCCCGTGGCCCGTCATCCAGGAAGCCGCCAAGGTCGGCGTCTACTCCCTCGACTTCTACGCACAGCAGTACTTCGACCCCACGGGCCTCTCCATCCCCATGGTGATGGAGGAACTGTTCTGGGGTGACGCGGGCATCGGCCTGTCGATCGTCGGCACCGGACTCGCCGCGGTCGGCGTCCTCGCCAACGGCACCGAAGAACAGATAGGCACCTGGATCCCGCAGATGTACGGCGACGCGGACGACGTGAAGGTCGCCGCGTTCTGCTCGTCCGAACCCGACGCCGGATCGGACGTCGCCGCGATGCGCACCCGCGCGGTCTACGACGAGGCCAAGGACGAGTGGGTGCTGAACGGCACCAAGACCTGGGCGACCAACGGCGGTATCGCCAACGTGCACGTCGTGGTCGCCGTCGTGGACCCCGCGGCCGGCTCCAAGGGGCACGCCTCCTTCATCGTCCCGCCCGGCACGCCCGGTCTCTCCCAGGGGCAGAAGTTCAAGAAGCACGGCATCCGGGCCTCCCACACCGCCGAGGTGGTCCTGGAGGACGTCCGCGTCCCCGGCCACTGTCTGCTCGGCGGCAAGGAGAAGCTGGACGAGAGGCTGGCCCGCGCCCGCGAGGCGAAGGCCAACGGGGTCGGCGGCGAGCGCGTGAAGAACGCGGCCATGGCCACCTTCGAGGCGTCGCGCCCCGCCGTCGGCGCGATGGCCGTGGGGACGGCCCGCGCCGCGTACGAGGTGGCGCTCGACTACGCCAGGACGCGCAGCCAGTTCGGCCGCCCCATCATCGACAACCAGGGCATCGCCTTCCAGCTCGTCGACATGCGCACCCGCATCGACGCGGCCCGGCTGCTCGTCTGGCGCGCCTCCTGGATGGCGGCCACGGGCAAGCCCTTCACCGCGGCCGAGGGCTCCATGTCGAAGCTCTACGCGAGCGAGACGGCAAAGGAGGTCACCGCGCAGGCGGTGCAGATCCTCGGCGGAAACGGCTTCACACGGGAGTACCCGGTGGAGCGGATGCACCGCGACAGCGCGATCTACACGATCTTCGAGGGCACGAGCGAGATCCAGCGCCTGGTGATCGCCCGCACGCTGTCCGGCATGCCGATCAGGTAGGGCCCGCGCCGGCCGCCGGACGCGCCGCGAGCGCGGGCCGTCCGGCGGCCGAGGGCATCGGTGTCACTCGCAGCCCACGCCGTCCCCGTCGCGGTCCAGGTGCGAGCCGTAGCCCGGGTCGCCCGAGCGGATCGGGTCCGCGCCCGCCGCGCGGACGGCCGTGCAGTTGGCGTAGTACGTCGAGCCGCCTCCCGAGCCCCCGGTGTCCGACCCGCCCGAGCCACCCGAGCCACCCGATCCGCCGTTGTCGCCGGCGGCGGGTGCGACCGTGACGCGCACGGTCTTCGTCTTGGTGACGGTCGGCGCGGGCTCGGGCGTGGCCGTCACCGTCTCGGTCACCGCCGGTTCGGGCGAGGCGGTCACCGTCTCGGTCACCGTCGCCGCCGGAGCGGGCTTCGCGTCGGCCGCGTTCCTCGTCCCCGCCGTGTCGTCCGCCGCGCCGAACCCGACGCCCAGGAAGAACAGCACCGCCAGCAGCGGCAGCAGCACCCGCTTCTGTGTCCACTTCGGGCGGCCCGGCGGCGGCGCCGGCGGCCCGACGTACGGGTTCGGACCGGGCGCGCCAGGTGGCGAAAAGCTCATGTGTCCCCCAAGGACCGCTTCGTCGGGGCATGACCGTAGCCGCGCGACTTGCCCCGT
This window of the Streptomyces niveus genome carries:
- a CDS encoding acyl-CoA dehydrogenase family protein, producing the protein MAEFTFELNDDQKQVRDWLHGFAADVIRPAAAEWDEREETPWPVIQEAAKVGVYSLDFYAQQYFDPTGLSIPMVMEELFWGDAGIGLSIVGTGLAAVGVLANGTEEQIGTWIPQMYGDADDVKVAAFCSSEPDAGSDVAAMRTRAVYDEAKDEWVLNGTKTWATNGGIANVHVVVAVVDPAAGSKGHASFIVPPGTPGLSQGQKFKKHGIRASHTAEVVLEDVRVPGHCLLGGKEKLDERLARAREAKANGVGGERVKNAAMATFEASRPAVGAMAVGTARAAYEVALDYARTRSQFGRPIIDNQGIAFQLVDMRTRIDAARLLVWRASWMAATGKPFTAAEGSMSKLYASETAKEVTAQAVQILGGNGFTREYPVERMHRDSAIYTIFEGTSEIQRLVIARTLSGMPIR
- a CDS encoding excalibur calcium-binding domain-containing protein, producing MSFSPPGAPGPNPYVGPPAPPPGRPKWTQKRVLLPLLAVLFFLGVGFGAADDTAGTRNAADAKPAPAATVTETVTASPEPAVTETVTATPEPAPTVTKTKTVRVTVAPAAGDNGGSGGSGGSGGSDTGGSGGGSTYYANCTAVRAAGADPIRSGDPGYGSHLDRDGDGVGCE